The genomic stretch TCCGCGCCCCTGGCGCCGCGGCTTCGGCCGCCGCGACCGCGGGCTCGCCCCACAGCGGGTCGATCACGAGCTGCGGCCCTTCACCACCACACGCTTCCCGCAGCGCCGCCGCGAGGTCGCCGTGCGCATCGAGCTTCACCGTGACGTCGGCGCCTGCCTCGAACGCCCGCTCCAGCGCCGCCTCGCTGCGGCCCGCGGCAACGACGCGCCCGGCGCCGAGGAGCTTCGCGCCCTGAACGGCCACAAGTCCTGCGGTGCCGGTTGCACCGAGCACGAGCACGGTCTCGCCCTCCCGGACGGGAGAGCGCCAGGCGACCGGAAGCCAGCCGGCGAGCCCGGCGATCCCGAGTGCTGCTGCGACGGCGGGATCCGCACCGGTCGGGACCGGGACGACGAGAGCGCCAGCCGAAGCGAGCGCCGCCATCGTCCCGTCTCGGCTCACGCCGAGCCCGCCGCCGTGCGTCCACACGAGCTCGCCCGACCCACGCAGGCGGCCGACGCACTCGCAGCCCGGTACGAAAGGTAGCGGCGGATACCCGCCGTAGAACCGCCCGCTGCCGACGGCGATGTCGATCGGATTCAGCGGCGCCGCGAGCACCTCGACCAGCGTCTCCGCCGCAGGATCGGGCGCCTCGCCCATCGTGGGCGGCCGCCCGAGCTCTGTTATCTGCGCCGCTCGCACCGCCGCGGTCAGACCTTCCCCTGTGCGCGCCACTTCCGGAAGATCTCCTTGATCTGGCGGTCGTAGGTGAGCGCGGCGTCATCCGGTGTCCGTTTGCCCTGCGCGACCTCTGCGAACATCTGTGGGATCAGGAACTTGTTGAACATCTCGTCGATGGCGGCGTTCGAGGTGCCGGGGTAGCCGACGTTCTTCGTGTACTTGTCGGCGATCTCCGCCAGCACCGTGTACTTCCCGGCCGGCTTTGCGATCGGATCCCGCTCGACGCGGCGTTTGATGTTGGGCACCGACCTCGGCCACGTCGGGAAGTTGTAGAACTTCGAGTTCTCGAACGCGCCGACGTACTTCGTCTCGAGGTCGGCGAGGAACTTCTTTGCCATCTTCTTGTTCTTGGCGAACTTCCAGATCACGTAGCAGCCCATCACGTGCTCGAGCCCGATGCGGCCATTCGGCCCGCTCGGGATCGGGAGCAGCTCGATCTTTGCCGCGAGATCCGGGTTGAGGAGCTCGGCGCTGCGGGTGATCGAGATCGCGTTCATTGCGAACGAGAGCCGTCCGGCGAGCATGGCCTGGTTGTTCGAGGCGGGCGTCCACGCGAAGATCTCGTCCGACATCCCCTGGTCGTACAGCGCTTTGCCGAACTTGAGTGCCTCGCGCGTTGCCTTCGAGTTGAGCACGACCTGGTTCCTGTCGTTCTGGATGAACGAGCCGAAGCACATCATCAGGGCCATCAGGGCCATGTTCGAGTCGAGCTCGTTCGACATGCCGATCCCGACCGGATTGCCCATCGCCTTCAGCTTGGGCGCTGCCTTGAGCACGTTGTCCCAGCTCGTCGGCTTGAGCCCGACCTCGCCCCACAGGTCGGTGCGGTAGTTGGCGGGATCGGGCACGTAGTTGTCTGCGAAGGCGAAGTACTTCTTCGTCTTCGGGTTGTAGGTGCTGCGGAAGGCGAGATCGTTCATCTTGCCTCGCTTGCGCGTGACCTCCTCGACGATCTCCTTGTGGTCGATCACCTGATCCTCGTAGGCGGCCGGCGGCGCGAGGAAGAAGAAGATGTCGTGACCGCTCTGGGCGGCAACCTCGGCGGCCGCGCGAGCGGGGATATCGGTGGCGCTGATGTGGTCGACGGTCACCTCGGTGTCGTTCGCCGCGCCCCACCGCTTTATGTAGATGTTGTCGAACCACTTGTCGTACGCGGGCACGAAGTGGCTCCACTGGATGATCCGGAGTGTGTACTTCGCCTCCCTGCCCATGAACCGGGCCGGACCTGCGACTGCGGTCTTCGCGCCCATGCCAGCGGCGACCACGGCGGCCGCGCCGATACTCGCGTGACGGATCAGCTCTCGCCGGGTCGTACCCCCCCTTCCCTGGCCCTCGCTGCGGGCCGAGCCGGGAACGCGATTCGATGTGGCCATGACTCCCTTCCTCCTTGGTCGTTGGCGGTCGGTATCGGCTAGCGGAAGGCCCCGCCGGTGAATCCTGCGATGAAACGATCGAGGAACGTGTTGTAGAGCAGCGCGAGCGGGATCGACGGGATCAGTGTCGCCGCCATCAGCGCGCCCCAGAAGAAGACATCACCGCGGATCAGCTCCGTGTAGATGCCCGTCGAGATCGTCTTCGACGAAGAGTTGGTGATGAAGGCGAGCGCGTACACGAACTCGTTCGCGCAGAGCGAGAACGAGAAGATCACGACGGTGAGGATCCCGGGCAGCGAGATCGGGAACACGACGTGCAGGAGCGACCGCACGCGGGAGGCGCCGTCGACGAGCGCCGCGTCCTCGAGCTCACGCGGGATCGACTTGAAGAAGCCCATCAGCAGCCACGTTGCGAACGGGATCGTGAAGGACGGGTAGACGAGTATGAGCGACCAGAGACTGTCCTGCAGGCCGAGTTCGGCGATCAGGCGCGAGAGCGGAAGGAAGAGGAGCGTCGGCGGCACGAGGTAGACGAGGAAGATGCCGACGCCGAGGCTCTGACCCCAACGCCCGGAGAGGCGGGCGAGCGCGTAGCCGGCCGGCAGCGAGACGAGCAGCGTGAAGATGACGACCGTCGCGCCGACGAGCGCCGTGTTGCCGAGCCAACGGAGGTAGTCGGTCTGCTCGAACAGGAACCGCACGTTGGCGAGGGTCGGCGAGCCCTGGGTGAATCCGAACGGGTTGTTCTTGGTGTTGTAGAGATCCCCCTCCGTTTTCAGCGCCGTCCAGAGCATCCAGTAGAAGGGAAAGGCGAGCACGATCGCGAACGGCCCGACGACCATGTAGGTGAGCAGGTTCTCGCGTGTTCGGCGCGACGGCATCACGTCACCTCGACCCTGCGGGCGAAGACGAGCATGAGCACGGTCACGAGCGCGAGCACCGGCAGCAAGTAGAGCGCGATCGCCGCACCCGCGCCGAGCGAGCCGGAACCGATGCCGGTCTGGAACGCCCACATCGGCAGCGTCTGCGTCGAGTTGAAGGGCCCGCCGCGCGTGAGGATGTAGACGACGGCCATATCGGTTGCCGTGAAGACGATCCCGAACAGGACGGCGATCGTGGCGATCGGGAGCTGCAGCGGCAGCGTTACGTACCAAAGCTTCTTCAGGCCGGTCGCGCCGTCGACCCGGGCCGCGTCGTTGACCTCGGTGGGGATCGAGGCGAGGCCGGCGATCATGATCACGGTGGCGAACGGGAGCAGCCGCCAGGCGTGCACTGTCGTGATCGCGGCGAGCGCGAGCGTCGGGTCGCCGAGCCACTGCGGCGGGTTGAAGGTATCGACGAGGCTGAGGCTCTTCAGCACCCAGTTCACGACCGAGAAGAGCGAGTCGAAGATCCAGAGGAAGCCGATCGTCGAGAGCGCGACCGGCGCCGCCCACGGCAGCAGGATGAGGAAGCGTAGGAACCATTTGCCCCTGAACGGGCGGATCAGGAAGTGCGCGAGAATCGAGGCGCCCACGACGATGATCGCGTTTGCGAGCAGCGTGAAGACGATCGTGTTCCGAAATGCCGTGCGGAAGTTCGGGTCGCTCCACTGGCTCGTGAAGTTGTCGAGCCCGATGAAGTCACCGGTGAGCGACCCGGCGGTGGCGTCCGTGAGGCTCAGGTAGATCGAGAGCCCGAGCGGCGCTCCCACGAGCAGGACGATGAAGATGATCGCCGGTGA from Gaiella occulta encodes the following:
- a CDS encoding quinone oxidoreductase family protein codes for the protein MARTGEGLTAAVRAAQITELGRPPTMGEAPDPAAETLVEVLAAPLNPIDIAVGSGRFYGGYPPLPFVPGCECVGRLRGSGELVWTHGGGLGVSRDGTMAALASAGALVVPVPTGADPAVAAALGIAGLAGWLPVAWRSPVREGETVLVLGATGTAGLVAVQGAKLLGAGRVVAAGRSEAALERAFEAGADVTVKLDAHGDLAAALREACGGEGPQLVIDPLWGEPAVAAAEAAAPGARIVNLGQSAGAAASLTSAAVRGKQLEILGYSSFAVPLDVIAEHFRRLVDHAVAGRIVIEVECVPLDGIADAWRRQEEGAGRKLVIVP
- a CDS encoding ABC transporter substrate-binding protein, with the translated sequence MATSNRVPGSARSEGQGRGGTTRRELIRHASIGAAAVVAAGMGAKTAVAGPARFMGREAKYTLRIIQWSHFVPAYDKWFDNIYIKRWGAANDTEVTVDHISATDIPARAAAEVAAQSGHDIFFFLAPPAAYEDQVIDHKEIVEEVTRKRGKMNDLAFRSTYNPKTKKYFAFADNYVPDPANYRTDLWGEVGLKPTSWDNVLKAAPKLKAMGNPVGIGMSNELDSNMALMALMMCFGSFIQNDRNQVVLNSKATREALKFGKALYDQGMSDEIFAWTPASNNQAMLAGRLSFAMNAISITRSAELLNPDLAAKIELLPIPSGPNGRIGLEHVMGCYVIWKFAKNKKMAKKFLADLETKYVGAFENSKFYNFPTWPRSVPNIKRRVERDPIAKPAGKYTVLAEIADKYTKNVGYPGTSNAAIDEMFNKFLIPQMFAEVAQGKRTPDDAALTYDRQIKEIFRKWRAQGKV
- a CDS encoding carbohydrate ABC transporter permease, which produces MPSRRTRENLLTYMVVGPFAIVLAFPFYWMLWTALKTEGDLYNTKNNPFGFTQGSPTLANVRFLFEQTDYLRWLGNTALVGATVVIFTLLVSLPAGYALARLSGRWGQSLGVGIFLVYLVPPTLLFLPLSRLIAELGLQDSLWSLILVYPSFTIPFATWLLMGFFKSIPRELEDAALVDGASRVRSLLHVVFPISLPGILTVVIFSFSLCANEFVYALAFITNSSSKTISTGIYTELIRGDVFFWGALMAATLIPSIPLALLYNTFLDRFIAGFTGGAFR
- a CDS encoding carbohydrate ABC transporter permease; amino-acid sequence: METAAGYPRRKRRRDLLEQRRFLGPALLSPAIIFIVLLVGAPLGLSIYLSLTDATAGSLTGDFIGLDNFTSQWSDPNFRTAFRNTIVFTLLANAIIVVGASILAHFLIRPFRGKWFLRFLILLPWAAPVALSTIGFLWIFDSLFSVVNWVLKSLSLVDTFNPPQWLGDPTLALAAITTVHAWRLLPFATVIMIAGLASIPTEVNDAARVDGATGLKKLWYVTLPLQLPIATIAVLFGIVFTATDMAVVYILTRGGPFNSTQTLPMWAFQTGIGSGSLGAGAAIALYLLPVLALVTVLMLVFARRVEVT